Proteins from a single region of Lelliottia sp. JS-SCA-14:
- a CDS encoding fumarylacetoacetate hydrolase family protein, with the protein MYQHHNWQGALLDYPVSKVVCVGSNYAKHIQEMGSAVPEEPVLFIKPETALCDIRQPLALPQGLGSVHHEVELAVLIGGTLRQASEEHVQKAIAGYGVALDLTLRDVQGKMKKAGQPWEKAKGFDNSCPISGFIPAAEFHADPQNTPLSLKINGDVRQQGNTSDMIHKILPLIAYMSRYFTLKPGDVILTGTPEGVGPLTSGDELEIGFNGQSVKTRVL; encoded by the coding sequence ATGTATCAACATCACAACTGGCAAGGCGCATTACTGGATTATCCCGTGAGCAAAGTGGTCTGCGTCGGCAGCAACTATGCGAAGCACATTCAGGAAATGGGCAGTGCCGTGCCAGAAGAGCCTGTGTTGTTTATCAAGCCGGAAACGGCGCTGTGCGATATCCGCCAGCCGCTGGCGCTACCGCAAGGGCTGGGGTCGGTTCACCACGAAGTCGAACTGGCGGTACTGATTGGCGGCACGCTGCGTCAGGCCTCCGAAGAGCACGTGCAGAAAGCGATTGCGGGTTACGGCGTTGCATTGGATCTGACCTTGCGCGACGTGCAGGGCAAAATGAAGAAGGCGGGGCAGCCGTGGGAAAAAGCCAAAGGCTTTGATAATTCCTGCCCGATCTCCGGTTTTATCCCGGCCGCCGAATTCCATGCCGATCCGCAAAACACTCCCCTGAGCCTGAAAATTAACGGTGACGTGCGCCAGCAGGGCAACACCTCAGACATGATCCACAAAATCCTGCCGCTGATTGCTTACATGAGCCGCTACTTCACCCTCAAACCGGGCGATGTGATCCTCACCGGCACGCCGGAAGGCGTCGGCCCGCTGACCAGCGGCGACGAACTGGAGATTGGGTTTAACGGGCAATCCGTTAAGACGCGCGTGCTGTAA
- a CDS encoding YcgL domain-containing protein, whose amino-acid sequence MFCVIYRSTKRDQTYLYVEKKDDFSRVPEELMKGFGAPQLAMLLPLDGRKKLVNADLEKVKTALKEQGYYLQLPPPPENLLKQHLAGDGKK is encoded by the coding sequence ATGTTTTGTGTGATCTACAGAAGTACTAAACGCGACCAGACTTATCTTTATGTCGAGAAAAAAGACGATTTTTCCCGCGTGCCGGAAGAATTAATGAAAGGCTTCGGTGCCCCGCAGCTGGCGATGCTGCTGCCGCTGGATGGTCGTAAAAAACTGGTGAATGCCGATCTGGAAAAAGTGAAAACCGCGCTGAAAGAACAGGGCTATTATTTACAGCTGCCGCCACCTCCTGAGAATTTATTAAAACAGCATCTCGCGGGTGACGGAAAAAAATAA
- the minC gene encoding septum site-determining protein MinC produces MSNTPIELKGSSFTLSVVHLHDAKPEVIRQALEDKIAQAPAFLKHAPVVVNVSGLDAPVNWQHLQQAVASTGLRIVGISGCKDARLKDEIERAGLPLLTEGKEKSARSVPKAAPTPPPPAQNVTAITKTRMIDVPVRSGQRIYAPNCDLIVTSHVSAGAELIADGNIHVYGMMRGRALAGASGDRDAQIFCTNLTAELVSIAGEYWLSDKIPAEFYGKAARLRLAENALTVQPLN; encoded by the coding sequence ATGTCAAACACGCCCATCGAGCTTAAAGGCAGTAGCTTCACCTTATCAGTGGTTCATTTGCATGATGCAAAACCCGAGGTTATTCGTCAGGCGTTAGAAGACAAAATCGCGCAGGCACCCGCTTTTCTGAAACACGCCCCCGTGGTGGTGAACGTCAGCGGTCTGGACGCGCCTGTGAACTGGCAGCATCTGCAGCAGGCGGTTGCCTCGACCGGGCTGCGAATTGTCGGTATCAGCGGCTGTAAAGATGCCCGACTGAAAGATGAAATCGAGCGCGCCGGTCTGCCCCTTCTCACTGAAGGCAAAGAAAAATCGGCGCGTTCTGTGCCAAAAGCCGCTCCGACTCCCCCACCGCCCGCGCAAAATGTTACCGCTATCACAAAAACGCGAATGATTGATGTGCCGGTTCGTTCCGGTCAGCGCATTTATGCACCAAACTGTGATCTGATTGTGACAAGCCACGTCAGCGCTGGCGCTGAGCTGATTGCCGATGGCAACATTCACGTCTACGGTATGATGCGGGGACGCGCGCTGGCAGGTGCCAGTGGCGATCGGGATGCGCAAATTTTCTGTACTAACCTGACGGCGGAACTGGTTTCCATCGCAGGAGAATATTGGCTGAGTGACAAGATCCCAGCCGAATTTTATGGCAAAGCGGCACGACTGCGTCTGGCAGAGAACGCTTTGACTGTTCAACCGTTGAATTGA
- the minD gene encoding septum site-determining protein MinD, with protein MARIIVVTSGKGGVGKTTSSAAIATGLAQKGKKTVVIDFDIGLRNLDLIMGCERRVVYDFVNVIQGDATLNQALIKDKRTENLFILPASQTRDKDALTREGVEKVLDELKKMEFDFVVCDSPAGIETGALMALYFADEAIITTNPEVSSVRDSDRILGILASKSRRAENGQDPIKEHLLLTRYNPGRVNKGDMLSMEDVLEILRIKLVGVIPEDQSVLRASNQGEPVILDTMADAGKAYADTVDRLLGEDRPFRFIEEEKKGFLKRLFGG; from the coding sequence ATGGCACGCATTATTGTTGTGACTTCGGGTAAAGGAGGCGTTGGCAAGACCACCTCCAGCGCGGCCATCGCTACTGGTTTGGCCCAGAAGGGAAAGAAGACAGTTGTTATCGATTTCGATATCGGCCTGCGTAACCTCGACCTGATCATGGGCTGCGAGCGTCGCGTGGTGTATGACTTCGTTAACGTCATCCAGGGTGATGCGACCTTAAACCAGGCGCTTATCAAAGATAAGCGCACGGAAAACCTCTTTATTCTCCCGGCCTCTCAGACGCGCGACAAAGATGCGCTGACCCGTGAAGGCGTGGAGAAAGTGCTCGACGAGCTGAAGAAGATGGAGTTCGACTTTGTGGTCTGCGACTCCCCTGCTGGTATCGAAACGGGCGCGCTGATGGCGCTGTACTTCGCTGACGAAGCCATCATCACCACCAACCCCGAAGTGTCGTCCGTGCGTGACTCCGACCGTATTCTGGGCATTCTGGCGTCGAAATCTCGTCGTGCAGAAAATGGCCAGGACCCGATTAAAGAGCACCTGCTGCTGACCCGCTACAATCCGGGCCGCGTCAACAAAGGTGACATGCTGAGCATGGAAGATGTGCTGGAGATCCTGCGCATCAAACTGGTCGGCGTGATTCCGGAAGATCAGTCTGTGCTGCGCGCCTCTAACCAGGGTGAGCCGGTGATCCTTGATACGATGGCAGACGCGGGTAAAGCCTACGCTGATACCGTTGACCGTCTGCTGGGAGAAGATCGTCCTTTCCGCTTCATTGAAGAAGAGAAGAAAGGTTTCCTCAAACGCCTGTTCGGAGGATAA
- the minE gene encoding cell division topological specificity factor MinE, with translation MALLDFFLSRKKSTANIAKERLQIIVAERRRSDAEPHYLPQLRKDILEVICKYVQIDPEMVTVQLEQKDGDISILELNVTLPEAEESRP, from the coding sequence ATGGCATTACTGGACTTTTTTCTCTCGCGGAAAAAAAGCACCGCCAACATCGCGAAAGAGCGACTGCAAATTATCGTTGCGGAGCGTCGCCGCAGCGATGCTGAACCTCACTATTTGCCGCAGCTGCGCAAAGACATCCTGGAAGTGATTTGTAAGTACGTGCAGATCGACCCGGAGATGGTCACCGTGCAGCTTGAGCAGAAGGACGGAGATATTTCGATTCTGGAGCTGAACGTGACGCTGCCGGAAGCGGAAGAGTCGCGTCCGTAG
- the rnd gene encoding ribonuclease D, which produces MNYQMITTNDELATLCDVTRDFPAIALDTEFVRTRTYYPQLGLIQMYDGKKVSLIDPLGITDWTPMRDLLLDTAVTKYLHAGSEDLEVFMNTFGVMPEPLIDTQILAAFSGRPLSWGFAAMVEEYTGIALDKSESRTDWLARPLTERQLDYAAADVFYLLPICGQLMKACEEAGWLDAALNECRMTQQRRQEVLDPKDAWRDITNAWQLRTRQLACLQLLADWRLRKARERDLAVNFVVREEHLWAVARYMPGSMGELDSIGLSGSEIRFHGKTLLALVAKAQELPEDQLPEPLLNLMDMPGYRKAFKDIKALVLEVGTENKVSPELLASRRQINQLLNWHWKLKPNNGLPELIAGWRGELMGERLKTLLESYPQ; this is translated from the coding sequence TTGAATTACCAGATGATCACCACCAACGACGAGCTGGCAACGCTGTGCGACGTCACCCGCGACTTTCCCGCCATTGCTCTGGATACCGAGTTTGTTCGTACGCGAACCTACTATCCTCAGTTGGGTTTGATCCAGATGTACGACGGCAAAAAGGTCTCGCTGATTGACCCTCTGGGCATCACGGACTGGACGCCGATGCGCGATCTGCTGCTCGACACGGCGGTCACCAAATATCTGCACGCGGGCAGTGAAGATCTGGAAGTGTTCATGAACACCTTTGGCGTGATGCCAGAGCCGCTGATTGATACGCAAATCCTGGCTGCTTTCTCCGGTCGTCCGCTCTCCTGGGGCTTTGCCGCGATGGTGGAAGAGTACACCGGGATTGCGCTGGATAAGAGCGAATCGCGCACCGACTGGCTGGCCCGTCCGTTGACCGAACGCCAGCTCGACTACGCCGCCGCCGACGTGTTTTATCTCCTGCCAATCTGCGGCCAGCTGATGAAAGCGTGCGAAGAGGCCGGCTGGCTGGACGCGGCGCTGAATGAATGTCGCATGACTCAGCAGCGTCGTCAGGAAGTGCTCGACCCGAAAGACGCCTGGCGCGATATCACCAACGCCTGGCAGCTGCGCACCCGTCAGCTTGCCTGCCTGCAGCTGCTGGCCGACTGGCGTCTGCGCAAAGCGCGCGAGCGCGATCTGGCGGTGAACTTTGTAGTGCGTGAAGAGCACCTGTGGGCCGTGGCGCGCTACATGCCGGGCAGCATGGGCGAGCTGGACAGTATTGGTTTGTCCGGGAGTGAGATCCGCTTCCACGGCAAAACCCTGCTGGCGCTGGTCGCCAAAGCGCAAGAGCTGCCGGAAGACCAACTGCCTGAGCCGCTCCTGAACCTGATGGATATGCCGGGGTATCGCAAAGCCTTTAAAGATATCAAAGCGCTGGTGCTGGAAGTGGGCACAGAAAACAAGGTGAGTCCGGAACTGCTGGCGTCACGCCGTCAGATCAATCAGCTGCTGAACTGGCACTGGAAGTTAAAACCAAACAATGGCCTGCCGGAACTGATCGCGGGCTGGCGCGGGGAACTGATGGGCGAACGTCTGAAAACCCTGCTGGAAAGCTATCCGCAGTAA
- the fadD gene encoding long-chain-fatty-acid--CoA ligase FadD, with the protein MKKVWLNRYPADVPAEINPDRYQSLVELFEHSVSRYADQPAFVNMGEVMTFRKLEERSRAFAAYLQEGLGLKKGDRVALMMPNLLQYPVALFGILRAGMIVVNVNPLYTPRELEHQLNDSGAAAIVIVSNFAHTLEKVVDKTQVRHVILTRMGDQLSTAKGTLVNFVVKYVKRLVPKYHLPDAISFRRALHSGYRMQYVKPEVVSEDLAFLQYTGGTTGVAKGAMLTHRNMLANLEQVNATYGPLLHRGKELVVTALPLYHIFALTMNCLLFIELGGQNLLITNPRDIPGLVKELAKYPFTAMTGVNTLFNALLNNKEFQQLDFSTLHLSAGGGMPVQQAVADRWVKLTGQYLLEGYGLTECAPLVSVNPHDIDYHSGSIGLPVPSTEAKLVDDEGNEVPHGEPGELCVKGPQVMLGYWQRPDATDEIIKDGWLYTGDIAVMDDEGFLRIVDRKKDMILVSGFNVYPNEIEDVVMQHEGVQEVAAVGVPSGSSGEAVKIFVVKKDASLSEDELIAFCRRQLTGYKVPKLVEFRTELPKSNVGKILRRELRDEARAKVDNKA; encoded by the coding sequence TTGAAAAAGGTTTGGCTTAACCGTTATCCCGCAGATGTGCCTGCGGAGATCAATCCTGACCGTTATCAATCCCTGGTTGAATTATTTGAGCACTCGGTTTCGCGCTATGCGGATCAGCCTGCGTTTGTGAACATGGGCGAAGTGATGACCTTCCGCAAACTGGAAGAGCGCAGCCGGGCGTTTGCGGCCTATTTGCAGGAAGGGTTGGGGCTGAAGAAGGGCGACCGCGTCGCGCTGATGATGCCCAACCTGCTTCAGTATCCGGTGGCGCTGTTCGGTATTCTGCGGGCGGGAATGATTGTGGTGAACGTCAACCCGCTCTATACCCCGCGCGAGCTGGAACACCAGTTGAACGACAGCGGTGCGGCGGCGATTGTGATCGTCTCCAACTTTGCTCATACCCTCGAAAAAGTGGTCGATAAGACTCAGGTTCGCCACGTGATCCTGACCCGTATGGGCGATCAGCTTTCGACGGCCAAAGGCACGCTGGTTAACTTTGTCGTCAAATACGTGAAGCGTCTGGTACCGAAGTATCATCTGCCGGATGCCATCTCCTTCCGTCGGGCGCTGCACAGCGGGTACCGCATGCAGTACGTGAAACCGGAAGTGGTGTCAGAGGATCTGGCCTTCCTGCAGTACACCGGCGGCACCACCGGCGTCGCCAAAGGGGCGATGCTGACCCACCGCAACATGCTGGCGAACCTTGAACAGGTGAATGCGACCTATGGCCCGCTGCTGCATCGCGGCAAAGAGCTGGTCGTCACAGCACTCCCGCTTTATCACATCTTTGCCCTGACCATGAACTGCCTGCTGTTTATTGAGCTGGGCGGACAGAATTTACTCATCACCAACCCGCGCGATATTCCGGGGCTGGTGAAAGAGCTGGCGAAATATCCGTTCACCGCGATGACCGGCGTCAACACGCTGTTCAACGCGCTGCTGAATAACAAAGAGTTCCAGCAGCTCGACTTCTCCACGCTGCACCTCTCTGCGGGCGGCGGGATGCCGGTTCAGCAGGCGGTGGCCGACCGCTGGGTGAAGCTTACCGGGCAGTATCTGCTGGAAGGCTACGGCCTGACGGAGTGCGCGCCGCTGGTCAGCGTTAACCCGCACGACATTGATTATCACAGCGGCAGCATTGGTCTGCCGGTGCCGTCGACGGAAGCCAAACTGGTCGACGACGAAGGCAACGAAGTGCCGCACGGCGAGCCGGGTGAATTGTGCGTGAAAGGGCCGCAGGTGATGCTCGGCTACTGGCAGCGCCCGGATGCGACGGATGAAATCATCAAAGATGGCTGGCTCTATACGGGCGACATCGCGGTGATGGACGATGAGGGTTTCCTGCGCATTGTCGATCGCAAGAAAGACATGATTCTGGTCTCCGGTTTTAACGTCTATCCAAACGAAATCGAAGACGTGGTGATGCAGCACGAAGGGGTGCAGGAAGTGGCCGCCGTCGGCGTGCCGTCCGGTAGCAGCGGCGAAGCGGTGAAGATCTTTGTGGTCAAAAAAGACGCCTCGCTGAGCGAAGACGAACTGATCGCCTTCTGCCGCCGTCAGCTCACCGGCTACAAAGTGCCGAAGCTGGTGGAGTTCCGCACCGAGCTGCCGAAATCGAACGTCGGGAAGATATTACGACGAGAATTACGTGACGAAGCCCGCGCCAAAGTGGACAATAAAGCCTAA
- a CDS encoding Slp family lipoprotein, whose product MAVQTKAVRLFIAGAIAVALSGCVTVPDAIKGSSPTPQQDLVRVMNAPELYVGQEARFGGKVVDIQNQQGKTRLEIATVPLDSGARPTLGEPSRGRIYADVNGFLDPVDFRGQLVTVVGPITGAVQGKIGNTPYKFMTMQANGYKRWHLTQQVMLPPQPMDPWMWGPHPYRYGGYGGYGGWGWYNPGPAQVQTIVTE is encoded by the coding sequence ATGGCGGTTCAAACTAAGGCTGTACGCCTCTTCATAGCGGGCGCTATCGCTGTGGCATTAAGCGGATGTGTCACCGTTCCTGACGCGATCAAAGGGAGCAGTCCAACGCCGCAGCAGGATCTGGTGCGGGTGATGAATGCCCCTGAACTGTATGTCGGCCAGGAAGCGCGCTTCGGCGGTAAAGTGGTCGATATCCAGAACCAGCAGGGTAAAACTCGCCTCGAAATCGCGACGGTACCGCTGGACAGCGGCGCACGACCGACTCTTGGCGAACCGTCCCGTGGGCGCATTTACGCCGACGTGAACGGTTTCCTCGACCCGGTCGATTTCCGCGGTCAACTGGTGACGGTCGTCGGGCCGATTACCGGTGCGGTGCAGGGCAAAATCGGCAACACGCCGTATAAATTCATGACCATGCAGGCGAACGGCTACAAACGCTGGCATCTCACTCAGCAGGTCATGCTGCCACCGCAGCCAATGGACCCGTGGATGTGGGGACCACACCCATACCGCTATGGCGGCTATGGCGGCTACGGTGGATGGGGCTGGTACAACCCGGGCCCGGCGCAGGTGCAGACCATCGTTACCGAGTAA